The Flammeovirga pectinis genomic interval GCTAGTCCGCCATAGGCTAAACCTTGCTTCTTTAGTTCTTTTTTAAAGTCAAAATAAGTACTTGATAAGTTCTCCCAAAATTCGAGAAAATCTTGCATAGATTCTTTCTTTGACAATAACTCTTCTTTTACCTTTTCAATAGTTTCATCATCACCTAATGACGACGCCCAATGTTCTATTGCTTTTGCTTCTCTTAAATGGTCAAACATTTTATCTGCCTGATCTGCAGTCAAATTGTTATCGATCATGTTAAACTCTCTCAACAATGACTTTCCAAGAGGTGCAAACTTTTCTATTGTTATCGATTTATCCTTCTTTTTATAAAGCTTAAATAATTCGAACAATAATGTTACTGAATCCGCTTTCACTAAGTTGGACAACCTTTCTGCAAACCCTTCCATTGATAAAATTGCAGGAGCAATCGTAATTTGATCTATCACTTGACCAAAATATTGTTTAAAGTACATTCCTGCTCTTCTAGAAGGCAGTACGATAATAATTTTAGTAAAATCACCTTTATGTTCCTTGTAAACTTTTTGAGCTACTGTTTCTAGAAATGGAATTTGATAGGTTTCAGACATATTTTTAGTATGGTTTAGGTATTAAGAACAACGAAAATACAAGGAGAATAAATAATGTCATAACTAATTGAAATAATAAAGAGAAAATGACAACATTTAAGAGGCAACACCGTAAAAAATATAGATTAAAAAATAACTCTCCTATTTCATGACGTTTTCAAAGTTGCTTCTCACATTTATAGTGGTGCTTTTATCTTTCACGATAGTCCCGCTTCTAAAATTCATTGCCTTTTTATTGCAAGGTATAGGTCAAGTTATAAGTTGGGTGTTTATTAATACTCTTGCAATTATAATTGGCATCTATTTTTGGGCAAAAAAGATTCTCCAAACATCAACAAAGAATAAGACTAAAATAAGTTATCTATAAAAATAGTTTGACGTTAATTAATATTATCATTATTTTCGTCAGCTTACTTTTATGTATTTGCATTTATTTTAAGTTTTCTAAACTTTTTAGTGAAAAAACCACAAAAAAGTTACATATCTTGTTAGAAGATGAACATTCGACCGGTGTATCAACCGGTTGCAAGAAATCTTTCTGAATTTGGTGACTTACATCATAAGTTTAGATAAATAATTTATAAAAATTGCAAGTGCATTTAGAAATGTCAGAAGGACATGATTTAAATAAAAGTAAATATCAATTATATTAATAATTCACTGATATGTCACGTTTCGAACAAGATTTTAAACACCCTTACGCATACGACCCTAAGTACAAAAAACGCGTTGCTTATTTTTGTATGGAGTTTGCGATCGATCAACCTTTCAAAATTTACTCTGGTGGTTTAGGTTTCCTAGCTGGTTCGCATATGCGTTCTGCTTACGAGCTAAATCAAAACTTTATTGGAATTGGTATTCTTTGGAAATATGGTTACTACGACCAAGTTCGTAAAGGAAACCAAGAGATGGATGCTCTTTTCCAAGAAAAAATCAACAACTTCTTAGAAGACACAAACATCAAATTTACTATCGAAGTAAATGGTCATCCTGTTTGGGTAACAGCTAAATATTTACGTCCAGGCGTATTTAATACTGTTCCTATGTTCTTCTTAACAACAGACCTTCCTGAAAATGATTACTTATCGCAATCAATTTCTCACCGTCTATATGACGCTGATGCATCTGCGAAAGTAGCTCAATATATGCTTTTAGGTTTAGGTGGAGCAAAACTTCTTGATGAGTTAGAATATAACGCAGAAGTTTATCACTTTAACGAAGCACACGCATTACCAGCGTCTTTCCATTTAGCGAAAAAATTCAATGGTGATATGCAAAAAGTGAAAGAACTTTTAGTTTTCACTACGCACACACCAGAAGAAGCAGGTAACGAAAAACACGATATCCACTTCCTAAACAAGTTAGGTTACTTTAATGGTATGCCTCTTGACGAAGTTCGTAGAATCACTGGTATTGAGAATGATACTTTTGATCACTCACTTGCTTGTCTACGTTTAGCGAAAATTGCTAACGGTGTATCTAAATTACACGGTGAAGTATCTAACGATATGTGGAATAAATATGACAATATCTGTCGTATTACTTCTATTACAAATGCTCAAAACCGTACTTACTGGGCTGATGAACAACTTTACACTGCTCTTCATAAAGAAGACGATGATAAGTTATTAGACCGTAAACGTTACTTAAAATCTAAGTTATTCGAAACAGTAGCTGATCAAACTGGTAAATTAATGGACCCTAAGGTCTTGACTATTGTTTGGGCTCGTCGTTTTGCTGCATACAAACGTGCAGACTTAGTAACTAGAGATAAAGAGCGTTTCAACCGCATCATGAACAACCCTGACCGTCCAATCCAAATTATTTGGGCAGGTAAGCCTTATCCTATGGATTATGGTGCAGTTTCTATCTTCAACCAATTAGTTCACTTATCAAAAGACTATGGCAACATGGCTGTATTGGTAGGTTATGAGTTAAAATTATCTCGTAAGTTGAAGCAAGGTTCTGATGTATGGTTAAACAACCCTCGTGTACCTCGTGAGGCATCTGGTACTTCTGGAATGACTTCAGCAATGAACGGTGGTATTAACCTTTCTACTGATGATGGTTGGATACCTGAATTTGCAAACGGTGAAAACTCTTATGTTTTACCACTAGCAGATTTAAATGCACCAGTGCATGAGCAAGATGAGCAAGATATGAACAGCTTGTTAGACGTCTTAGAAAATGAAATTATCCCTACGTATTATGATCGTCCAGAAGATTGGAACGAAAGAGTGAAAAACTCTATGCGTGACGTTCTTCCTTACTTCGATGCTAACCGTATGGCATTACAGTATTATGAAAAATTATACAACGACTAAGGAATAAGTAGCCTAGGCTATTAATTTCAAAGAAATTGTTATTAATATTAAGCGAGTGTATTTCGATACGCTCGCTTTTTTTATATTCGCATCCCAATAAATTTATGCGTGTAGTTTTCAATAAATTTCTTCCGTTCAAAGGTTTTACGGCAATGGCTATTTACCCTTTAATTTTTATTAGGTCAGAATTTAAAAGCTTTCAAAATTCAGAACGCTGGGACATTCTAATTCTACATGAGAAAATTCATTTTGAACAACAAAAAGAATTACTTTTAGTGTTTTTCTACTTATGGTATATTATTGAGTATGGAATTCGATTAGTTATTCACAGAAATACATACTTAGCCTATAAAAATATCTCTTTTGAGAAAGAAGCTTATCAAAATGAGCGAGAAATGACTTATTTATCAACACGTAAAAGGTTTAGTTGGTTAAAACACCTTTAATTGTTGATAACTTTTAGTTTTAATCAATTGACAAAAAAAAGCTACCCCATTTCTGAGATAGCTTTTTATAAATAAGTTTTACCTTATTTTCTATAATTTCTTAACTGCTCCTAATTCAGGATCTCCATCTTCACGGATAATCTCGATAGAAAGAATCTTATCACCTTGGCGAATTTCATCAACTAACTCTACATTCTCGATTACTTTACCAAAACAAGTATGGTTACGATCTAAATGTGAAGTTTGTGCACGGCTATGGCAAACAAAGAATTGAGAACCACCTGTATTTCTACCAGCATGTGCCATAGAAAGAACACCACGATCGTGGTATTGGTTATCACCATCCAATTCACAAGCAATTCTATAACCTGGTCCACCAGCACCGTTACCGTTTGGGCAGCCACCTTGAATTACAAAATTAGGAAGTACTCTATGGAAGTTTAATCCATCGTAGTAGTTGTGTTCTGCTAATTCTACAAAGTTAGCTACAGTATTGGGAGCATCGTTCACATAGAACTCAACTGTCATGTCTCCTTTTGCTGTCTTAATGATTGCTTTCATATTGACTATTTTTGAATGATATAATTATTAGATGTGCAAAGGTAATAAATTATACATTTTTTTCATGATTTGGACGCAAAGGAGTGATATCTATTAATGCAGATACTACTACTGAATTACTATCATGCTCACGTTCTACTGAATTACCTTTCTCTAATAACAATAGTTTATTACCAGAATTTAAGGTTACAGTATAGGTTTCATAATATGATTTACCTTCAGAAATAGCACTTTCAATATTCTTCATTGCCTTCTTATACCTTTTTTCATCACTTTCTGTAATGAAAGTATTTAAGTCTAAAGCTTCTCCAAAGTAATTTTTCCAAACACCACTTGTTTCAACTATTTCTGTTGGTGTAGAAAAGTTTCTAAAAACAACAGAAACAGGAACCTTATCAACGCCACTTATTACACTATCGTCAAATTCTAATTCAGACGCTATACTACAAATAGCATATACTTTACCTGCTGTATTGACCATAGGGAATTTTACACATTTGTATTTTCGGCCATTGTCTCTTGTTTCTATAAAAGAAATTTCTGTTTCTTGCTCCGATATCGCTTCATCAAGCTCCCAAATAGCTTCTCCTTTTTCTTGTCCGTAAATTTCTATGTCTGTTTTACCAATTACATCAAAATCAACATTTAAGTTTTGTACAAAAGTCTGGTCTACCATAATATATTTACCAGATAAATCTTTCATGTAAACTTCCGCATCGTAAGTATCAAAGATTGCTTTTAATTGTCTTCTCGAATCTTCTAACTCAACTTCCTTCTTCTTACGGTCTGTAATATCATGTAACATTACCGTTGTACCTACTATTACACCATCATCCGAATGAATTGGGTAGTATCTCGTATCCATAATACGTCTTTCGGCACCTAATTGTAAAGTCATTTCATCCGAGAATGATTGACCTTCAAGTGCTCTCTTCGTATTATCTCTATATTTTTCTCTGTTTTCTGGACGTAGAATATCTAAAATAACAGTCTCGCCTTCAACAATTTCAACTCCTCTATTTCTAAGTGTAGATTTAATAGCATTGTTAGCTAATGTAATTACCATTTTTTGGTCCATTGCTAATACAAAATCATTTGTTACGTCTAAGAATGCTTTTAAATTCGCTTCTCTCATAGACAATAACTTTTGACTTTCAACTAGTTCTACTGTAGAAGATATATCACTTACAGCACCTGCAAATCGTTGTGCTACACCTTTGTCATTATGTCTTACGGCACCAGAAGTATGGAACCATTTGTACATACCAGATTTTAATCTAATTCTAACATCAATAGTGCTTGGTGCAATTCCTAAATGATCAGCAATTAACCCTTTAAATAGTTTAACTGCATCTTCTCTATCATCTGGATGAATATTATTAATAAATGATTCAAAATCATTATTAAGTTCACCTTCATCATAGCCTAATAATTCTTCGAATCTTGCAGACCACCAGAAAGTAGTAGACTCATCTAGTTCACCCGTTAAAAGTGCTGCATCCCAAATACCTTCTGTAGTACCTTGCAATGCTAAGTCAAAACGCTCTAAAGTTTTCTCTAACTCAACTGTTCTTTCTTTTACTTCATTTTGAAGATTCTGACGAAGACTTTCTAATTCTTTCTGTCTTCTCTCCATCTCTTCTTGCGTCGCTTGTAACTCTTCATAGTTCTGACGCATTTCTTCTTCTTGACTTTTTAAGTGATCTCGTTGCTCCTGAGAAGACAATAAAAGTTCTTTGGTTCTTTGGTTGTTCTTTGCCGTTCTTAATGTTGAAGCAATACTTTCTGCCACTTTTTCAACAAATTCTATTTCAAATTTATCAATGCCTTTAAAACTAGCAATCTCTAAAACTCCTTCTACTCCTTCGTTAACTTTTAATGGTACAATTAATACAGAACGAGGTGTTGCATCTCCTAAGCCAGAAGTAATTTCTGTATATCCTTCAGGAACATCATTAAGATAAATTGTTTCACCTAATAAATAAGATTGTCCTAAAAGCCCCTCAGCAAAACGTCCATCAATAAAAATCTTTTTATCTATAATACGTTTTCTTTCGAATGCATATGTAGCCTCAAGATTTAAATATTTTTGTTGCTCTTCATTCTCTTCAATAAAATAAAGTTCACCTTGGTTGGCCTGTAAATAGTTAACTAATTCACTAACAATAGAATTTGATAACTTACTCAGATCTTGGTTCTCTCTCAATATTTCTCCAAAATGAGCCATACCTTTTGTAATCCAGTTACGCTTCTCATCTTGATCAGAAACATCTTTCAGACGATCACGCATTTGTACTAATGCATTCCCCAACATATCATGATCACTGGCAGGTTTAAAAGTAGCTTCAAAATTACCTTCACCTATATTTAATGCAAATTTGGAGGCGCGATCTAAATTATCCCGGAGCTGATTACTTGATAAAATAATATCGTTCATCTCATCTGTGGTTTCATCAATTCTATCTCCTAAATCTCCTATTGCTAAACGGTCTAATTGATCAATTGGACGTTGCAGGGAGGTATTTAAAGTTCGAATTACTAATAGTGATGAACCTACTGCAAGAATTGCAAAGAAGGCTGTAACAAAAGCAATTGATGAATTGGCAGATTCAATATCTTCATTAATTCTCTTAACATCATCCAACATGGCTTTACGCTGTTGTAATGATAAAGGACCTAAATAATCTCGGATTTCAGCTTTAAGTGGAGAAATTGTAGTTAAAAGATATTCTACGATATATTCGT includes:
- the glgP gene encoding alpha-glucan family phosphorylase, producing the protein MSRFEQDFKHPYAYDPKYKKRVAYFCMEFAIDQPFKIYSGGLGFLAGSHMRSAYELNQNFIGIGILWKYGYYDQVRKGNQEMDALFQEKINNFLEDTNIKFTIEVNGHPVWVTAKYLRPGVFNTVPMFFLTTDLPENDYLSQSISHRLYDADASAKVAQYMLLGLGGAKLLDELEYNAEVYHFNEAHALPASFHLAKKFNGDMQKVKELLVFTTHTPEEAGNEKHDIHFLNKLGYFNGMPLDEVRRITGIENDTFDHSLACLRLAKIANGVSKLHGEVSNDMWNKYDNICRITSITNAQNRTYWADEQLYTALHKEDDDKLLDRKRYLKSKLFETVADQTGKLMDPKVLTIVWARRFAAYKRADLVTRDKERFNRIMNNPDRPIQIIWAGKPYPMDYGAVSIFNQLVHLSKDYGNMAVLVGYELKLSRKLKQGSDVWLNNPRVPREASGTSGMTSAMNGGINLSTDDGWIPEFANGENSYVLPLADLNAPVHEQDEQDMNSLLDVLENEIIPTYYDRPEDWNERVKNSMRDVLPYFDANRMALQYYEKLYND
- a CDS encoding peptidylprolyl isomerase, giving the protein MKAIIKTAKGDMTVEFYVNDAPNTVANFVELAEHNYYDGLNFHRVLPNFVIQGGCPNGNGAGGPGYRIACELDGDNQYHDRGVLSMAHAGRNTGGSQFFVCHSRAQTSHLDRNHTCFGKVIENVELVDEIRQGDKILSIEIIREDGDPELGAVKKL
- a CDS encoding PAS domain-containing protein; this translates as MKKKIDTDILKRQLTRYFSFRTIQGRNVLLTTSYLLILITFTILVVFQNKLVSDVGDRVIQTRNPITVMTSRINAGLDRVSAAQRGYFLTKDDSYKDARNSLWDTDILPALEKLEELGKQLTSQDRRSIDALGILLKEYKHGQDDLELYFEQHITDFAAIQEDVEAYDSLTLRLKLESFKKKTEVDEYIVEYLLTTISPLKAEIRDYLGPLSLQQRKAMLDDVKRINEDIESANSSIAFVTAFFAILAVGSSLLVIRTLNTSLQRPIDQLDRLAIGDLGDRIDETTDEMNDIILSSNQLRDNLDRASKFALNIGEGNFEATFKPASDHDMLGNALVQMRDRLKDVSDQDEKRNWITKGMAHFGEILRENQDLSKLSNSIVSELVNYLQANQGELYFIEENEEQQKYLNLEATYAFERKRIIDKKIFIDGRFAEGLLGQSYLLGETIYLNDVPEGYTEITSGLGDATPRSVLIVPLKVNEGVEGVLEIASFKGIDKFEIEFVEKVAESIASTLRTAKNNQRTKELLLSSQEQRDHLKSQEEEMRQNYEELQATQEEMERRQKELESLRQNLQNEVKERTVELEKTLERFDLALQGTTEGIWDAALLTGELDESTTFWWSARFEELLGYDEGELNNDFESFINNIHPDDREDAVKLFKGLIADHLGIAPSTIDVRIRLKSGMYKWFHTSGAVRHNDKGVAQRFAGAVSDISSTVELVESQKLLSMREANLKAFLDVTNDFVLAMDQKMVITLANNAIKSTLRNRGVEIVEGETVILDILRPENREKYRDNTKRALEGQSFSDEMTLQLGAERRIMDTRYYPIHSDDGVIVGTTVMLHDITDRKKKEVELEDSRRQLKAIFDTYDAEVYMKDLSGKYIMVDQTFVQNLNVDFDVIGKTDIEIYGQEKGEAIWELDEAISEQETEISFIETRDNGRKYKCVKFPMVNTAGKVYAICSIASELEFDDSVISGVDKVPVSVVFRNFSTPTEIVETSGVWKNYFGEALDLNTFITESDEKRYKKAMKNIESAISEGKSYYETYTVTLNSGNKLLLLEKGNSVEREHDSNSVVVSALIDITPLRPNHEKNV